The following are from one region of the Quercus robur chromosome 1, dhQueRobu3.1, whole genome shotgun sequence genome:
- the LOC126721148 gene encoding OVARIAN TUMOR DOMAIN-containing deubiquitinating enzyme 6 — MTRILVQRGGSASNAGSSSNPNRNSNASFPGSSSARPESQPQPAPAPLKDEEIRDEVQEQVVVEEILEFCGTSENKSAKSDDLSMERESFCNDQNEGLSDESADSEKAGSDESMGLGEELMKGMGGLRISERLAVETEGSGGDSSVTVCGSSHPPPPPVPPPKPSSGNSTSRRCVPGNSNAMRIGSSRRAVAWPVVSTRTSPTGSRPSSPRSHGESEGYNSADEQNPCNVSSYDDNERERQFEIDIRRAKGFEVKRMLEDGNCLFRAVADQVYGDSEAYDLIRQMCIDYMERERDHFSQFITEGFTSYCKRKRRDKVYGNNMEIQSLSEMYNRPIHIYSYSTEPINIFHGSYNTDTPPIRLSYHHGNHYNSLVDPRRLTIGAGLGFSCLRGRNVDKDQVKAAIKAQQDQQIDNALLAEGRFYSDLELTEKEIERMVMEASRAEYLADDSYKQQLGCRESSTSGAEPSSSGASSETKVECGRERGVQNYVLSNSMQTVLSMGFSYLQMIEAYSLFGEDVDSMVCYLLETGSSGRRKGKATE, encoded by the exons atgaCTCGGATTTTGGTTCAGCGAGGTGGTTCTGCTTCGAATGCTGGTTCTTCTTCAAACCCGAATAGGAATTCTAATGCTTCCTTTCCTGGCTCTTCTTCAGCTCGGCCAGAGTCACAGCCTCAGCCTGCTCCTGCTCCTTTGAAAGATGAGGAAATTAGGGATGAGGTGCAAGAACAAGTTGTGGTGGAGGAGATCTTGGAGTTTTGTGGGACTAGTGAAAATAAGTCAGCGAAAAGTGATGATCTTTCGATGGAAAGGGAAAGCTTTTGTAATGATCAGAATGAGGGGCTGAGTGATGAAAGTGCAGATAGTGAGAAAGCTGGCAGTGATGAGAGTATGGGTTTAGGAGAAGAGTTGATGAAAGGGATGGGAGGGCTGAGAATTTCAGAGAGGCTTGCAGTTGAAACGGAGGGTTCAGGTGGTGATTCTTCTGTGACAGTTTGTGGTAGTTCGCATCCACCCCCTCCGCCTGTCCCACCTCCGAAACCTTCATCGGGAAACTCGACTTCTAGGAGATGTGTACCGGGAAATTCAAATGCAATGCGTATTGGATCATCCAGAAGAGCAGTTGCCTGGCCTGTTGTTTCAACAAGGACTTCACCCACTGGGTCACGGCCTAGTTCTCCCAGGTCTCATGGTGAAAGCGAGGGGTACAATAGCGCTGATGAGCAGAATCCTTGCAATGTTTCATCCTATGATGATAAC GAAAGAGAACGGCAATTTGAGATTGATATTAGAAGAGCAAAAGGGTTTGAAGTTAAGAGAATGCTGGAGGATGGAAATTGTCTCTTCCGTGCTGTAGCAGATCAGGTTTATGGGGACTCAGAAGCGTATGATTTGATCAGACAAATGTGCATCGACTATATG GAGCGGGAAAGAGATCACTTTTCTCAATTTATAACAGAAGGTTTTACATCTTATTGTAAGCGGAAGAGAAGAGACAAG GTCTATGGAAACAATATGGAGATCCAATCCTTATCTGAAATGTATAATCGGCCAATCCATATTTATTCCTATAGCACAG AACCTATCAACATCTTTCATGGAAGCTATAACACGGACACACCTCCCATTCGGCTAAGTTATCATCATGGGAATCATTACAACTCTCTTGTTGACCCACGTCGTTTGACCATTGGTGCAGGACTTGGATTCAGCTGTCTTCGTGGG AGAAATGTTGATAAGGATCAAGTCAAGGCTGCAATTAAGGCTCAACAGGACCAACAGATTGAtaat GCACTTCTAGCTGAGGGTCGATTTTACTCTGACCTTGAGCTCACTgagaaggaaattgaacgcatggtGATGGAAGCCTCTCGGGCCGAGTATCTTGCAGATGACTCATACAAGCAGCAACTTGGCTGCAGAGAATCTTCTACCTCTGGTGCTGAACCATCATCTTCTGGAGCTA GCAGTGAGACCAAGGTGGAATGTGGAAGAGAGCGTGGTGTGCAGAATTATGTCCTTAGCAACAGCATGCAGACAGTGCTGTCAATGGGGTTCAGTTATCTGCAGATGATTGAGGCCTATAGCTTATTTGGGGAGGATGTTGATTCTATGGTCTGTTACTTGTTGGAAACTGGCAGCAGCGGCAGACGCAAAGGAAAGGCAACTGAATGA
- the LOC126721157 gene encoding uncharacterized protein LOC126721157, whose amino-acid sequence MVLTRSMATTNDVQEEAPTTALERQVKTLAAAVERLTKQNHDLTEQLNQKSAAVNSQGDQEGNSAERRNNDGPQESNAPSKQVRRDASIPSVTDTAPQPIIAEMQAMKEQMEVLMNALKGRVSSDLDDLVNRTDSPFTASVNSFPLPSKFRMPSMDSYDGVKDPLDHLETFKTLMHLQGVADAIMCRAFPTTLKGAARIWFSRLTPNSIGTFRELSAQFTTHFIGGHRYKKSTACLMNIKQREEETLRAYISRFNKEALTIDEADDKILVAAFTNGLKGGKFLFSLYKNDPKTMSEVLYRATKYMNAEDALLAREDRPKKRDRQEDPRQDQGRKKGRMGDRRDERRPKPMGGRFTSFTPLTAPIDQVLMQIKDEGSLTFPGKLKSDPNKRSRDKYCRFHRDHGHDTADCYDLKQQIENLIRQGKLKKFVSKERMDQPQQEQHPRRENERPRPPIGDIRMIIGGTAAAGSSKKARKTYLRMVQNVQLAGTVPKMARREGPIIGFSEEDARRLHHPHDDALVVTLRAGDYNIHRVLVDNGSSADIMYYPAFQQMRIDRELLIPTNAPLVGFGGSRIFPLGAVTLPVTVGDYPQQITKDVTFLVVDCSSAYNAIIGRPTLNSWKAATSTYHLMIKFPTEYGVGELRGSQIAARECYVAMMEVEDQIQALNIEEHRTTAEPTEKLEEIVLDSSNSDRTTRIGTLVKPAIRQELVAFLRSNKDVFAWSHDDMPGIDPSVMVHKLNVLPSFPPVRQKKRVFAPERDQAIAEEVRKLQDASFIREVYYPDWLANVVMVKKTSGKWRMCVDFTDLNKACPKDSYPLPRVDILVDSTAQHQLLSFMDAFSGYNQIRMHEDDQEKTSFVTSQGLFCYKVMPFGLKNAGATYQRLMNKMFAQQIGRNVQVYVDDMLVKSRKEEDHLEDLKETFGTLRSYNMKLNPGKCAFGVTAGKFLGFMVSQRGIEANPDKIRAIMEMAPPRNVKEVQSLNGKVAALNRFVSRATDKCLPFFRTLKKSFEWTDECQRAFEELKTYLSSPPLLSPSQPGEELFLYLAVSTVAVSAALIREEDRAQKPVYYASRALRGAEERYQPMEKLAFALVTAARKLKPYFQAHTVNVVTDKPLRRALSNPEAAGRLTLWAIELSEFDIKYRPRMAIKGQAVADFIAEFTHDADKGAEEPPQWNIYTDGSSNKRVGGAGIVLLSPEGDKIECMVRLDFPITNNEAEYEAVAAGLDLAKAAGAESVVVHCDSQVVTNQVNGDYECKGERLKRYLDQVRARVDGLKATFVQIPRGDNELADRLAKAASAEHMITLGNVLPFVQIFPLIDPDNMQEIRSERNWTTPIASYLKDGILPEEKEAARKLKVRAARFVLIKDILYKRGFSRPYLRCLGVEEADYVMREVHEGICGNHSGSRSLVHKLLRAGYYWPTMQKDAESYVKRCDKCQRFSNFIGQPAEELTPITAPWPFAQWGLDIMGPFPTAIRQLKFLVVGIDYFTKWVEAEALATITEKNIRSFVWRNIICRFGIPRVLVSDNGRQFDNGPFRDFCSQLGIKNHYSSPAHPQANGQVEVTNRSLLKIIKTRLEGAKGIWPEELPSILWAYRTTARTPTGETPFRLTYGSEAVIPAEVGLTSYRVHNHDEGRNDESMRLQLDLIDEVRSEAEQRIARYQDRMSKHFNSRVRQRSFQVGDLVLRRVMGTTRDPTQGKLGPNWEGPYRVTSWKRKGTYHLETIDGEKLPHPWNAEHLRKYYQ is encoded by the coding sequence atggtactcacgcgctcgatggcaaccacaaatgacgtccaagaagaagctcctacgactgcccttgagagacaggtcaagacgctcgccgcagctgtggagcgcctcaccaaacaaaaccacgacctgacGGAAcagctgaatcaaaagagtgcAGCCGTGAATAGCCAGGGagatcaagaagggaacagtgcggagaggagaaataatgacggaccGCAGGAGAGCAACGCaccgagcaaacaagtgcgacgggacgctagcatccccTCAGTGACGGacacagctccacaacccatcatcgcagagatgcaggcgatgaaggaacagatggaagtcctgatgaacgctctcaaggggcgagtgtccagcgatcttgacgaccttgtcaaccggactgactcgccatttacggcgtccgtcaactccttccccctgccgagtaagttccgcatgccgagcatggacagttatgacggagtcaaggaccccctcgatcacctagagaccttcaagaccctgatgcacctccAAGGAGTGGCGGACGCgattatgtgtagggcattccctacaaccctgaagggcgcggcaaggatttggttcagccgcctgacaccaaactccatcggcaccttcagagagctgagcgctcagttcactacacacttcattggaggacatcggtacaagaaatccacggcttgtctgatgaacatcaagcagagagaggaggagacgttacgggcctacatatcacgcttcaataaagaagcgctcacgatcgacgaagccgacgacaaaaTATTGGTGGCCGCGTTCACaaacgggctgaaggggggtaagtttttgttctccctatacaaaaacgacccaaagacaatgtcggaggtgctttacagggccaccaagtatatgaacgctgaagacgctcTACTAGCAAGAGAAGACAGACcgaagaaaagagacagacaagaggatccccgacaggaccaggggcgaaaaaaaggacggatgggagatcgaagggacgagagacgtccaaaacccatgggtggaaggttcacaagtttcaccccgttgacagctccgatagaccaagtcctaatgcagattaaggacgaaggatccctgacgtttccgggaaagctgaagagtgatcccaacaaaaggtcaagagacaaatattgccgcttccaccgtgaccatggtcacgacactgCCGATTGttacgacttgaagcaacaaatcgaaaaccttatccgacaaggaaagctgaagaagttcgtcagcaaggaaAGAATGGATCAACCccaacaagaacaacacccccgtcgagaaaacgagcgGCCAAGGCCCCcaataggggacataaggatgataattggaggaacagctGCGGCCGGATCatcaaaaaaggctcgcaaaacgtaccttcggatggtacagaatgtccagctGGCAGGCACGGTACCAAAGATGGCtagaagggaaggccccattatcgggttctcggaggaggatgcaagacgcctacaccatccacacgacgatgcactcgtcgtcaccttgcgagcaggcgactacaacatccaccgggtgttggtcgacaacggtagttcggccgacatcaTGTATTATCCGgcattccaacaaatgaggattgatagagaactgctaataccgacaaacgccccgctcgtcGGCTTCGGGGGGAGTAggatattccctttgggcgccgTCACGTTACCGGTGACAGTAGGAGActacccccaacaaatcactaaggacgtaacattcctggtggtcgattgctcgtcagcctacaatgctattattggacggCCCActctcaactcgtggaaggcggcaacatcaacataccacctgatgatcaagttcccaacggagtatggggtaggagagctacgcggaagccaaattgccgcacgagaatgctacgtagctatgatggaggtggaagaccagatccaggccttgaacatagaagaacaccgaacgacggcagaacctactgagaagctagaggagatagtTCTCGACAGTTCCAATTCAGATCGAACTAccaggatcggaacgcttgtcaaacccgcaatccgtcaagagctcgtagctttcttgaggagcaataaggatgtgttcgcttggagccatgacgatatgccaggaatcgatccctcggtcatggtacataagttgaatgtgttgccctcgttcccacccgtccgacaaaagaagagagtattcgccccggagcgagaccaagcaatagcggaagaggtccgcaaactccaagatgCAAGCTttatcagggaagtctactaccccgattggctggcgaatgtggtaatggtgaagaaaacgagtggcaaatggcggatgtgcgtggacttcaccgatctgaacaaagcatgccccaaagatagctatcccctcccAAGGGTCGACATACTAgtggactcgacggctcaacaccaattgctaagcttcatggatgctttctcgggttataaccagatccgcatgcacgaggacgaccaggagaagacttcgtttgtaaccagtcaaggtctcttctgttacaaagtaatgccattcggtctgaagaatgcaggggcaacataccagagactaatgaacaagatgttcgcacagcaaatcgggagaaacgtccaagtttatgtcgacgacatgctggtgaagagccggaaggaggaagaccatttggaagatctcaaggaaacattcggcacactccgatcctacaacatgaagctcaatccaggaaagtgcgcgtttggtgtaacggcaggaaaattcctaggattcatggtatctcaaagggggattgaagctaacccggacaaaatccgagccataatggagatggcccccccgagaaacgtgaaggaagtacagagccttaacggcaaggtagcggcattaaatagattcgtgtcgagagcgacggacaaatgtttacctttcttccgaacattgaaaaagtcattcgagtggacggacgagtgtcaacgagcattcgaggagttaaaaacctatctatcttcaccacctctactgagcccctcgcaaccaggtgaagagctcttcctctatttggccgtCTCCACtgtggccgtcagcgcggccttaatcagagaggaggacagggcacagaagcccgtatactacgccagccgggcgctccgcggtgccgaggaaagataccaacctatggagaaactcgcttttgcgttggtcacggcggctcgcaagctcaagccctactttcaagcccataccgtgaacgtagtgaccgacaagcccttgcgaagggcactaagtaatcctgaggccgcaggtcgactgacgctgtgggcaatagaattgagtgagtttgacatcaagtatCGTCCACGTatggccattaaaggacaagctgtagccgacttcatagctgagtttacgcatgacgcggacaagggggcagaagaacccccTCAGTGGAAtatctacaccgacggatcatccaataagcgagttggaggagccggcatagtattgctgtcacctgaaggagacaagattgaatgtatggtccggctcgacttccccattaccaacaatgaagcagaatacgaagcagtagcagcaggactcgacctagccaaagccgccggagctgaaagtgtggtcgtgcattgcgactctcaagtcgtgaccaatcaagtaaacggagattatgaatgcaaaggggaaaggttgaagagatatctcgatcaagtgagggctagagtcgacgggctaaaagcaacgttcgtccagatccccaggggagacaaCGAGCTCgctgatcggctagccaaagccgcttcagcagaacacaTGATAACACTGGGTAATGTACTtccctttgttcaaatctttccgctaatagaccccgacaacatgcaggagatacgctccgaaagaaactggactacgccgatagcttcatacttaaaggacgggatattgcctgaggagaaggaggcagcgagaaagctaaaagtccgagcggcaaggttcgtcttgataaaagacattctttacaagagaggtttctcccgtccttacctaagatgtctcggggttgaagaggcagactacgtgatgagggaagtacacgaaggaatatgcgggaaccattctggatcgcggtcgttggtgcacaaGCTGTTACGAGCTGGTtattactggccgaccatgcaaaaggatgctgagtcctatgttaaaagatgcgacaaatgccagaggttcagcaattttatcggacagccagctgaagagctgacccccataacggctccatggccgttcgctcagtggggactggacatcatgggacctttcccaacggcgataaggcagctaaagttcttggtagtgggcattgactacttcacgaaatgggtagaagcggaagccttggccaccattacagaaaagaacattagaagttttgtctggcggaacataatatgtaggtttggtattcctagagtccttgtctcagataacgggaggcagttcgataacGGCCCCTTCCGTGATTTCTGCTCACaactaggaataaaaaaccactactcatcccccgcccatcctcaggctaacggtcaggttgaggtcacaaaccgatccttgctaaagattatcaaaactcggctcgagggggcaaagggcatatggccagaagaactgccaagcatactgtgggcatataggacaacggcgaggactccgacaggagagacaccgtttcgactgacctacgggagcgaggcagtcatcccagcggaagttgggctcacgagctacagggttcacaaccacgacgagggaaggaatgacgaatccatgaggctacagctggaccttatAGACGAGGTCAGGTCGGAAGCAGAAcagaggatcgctagataccaggatcgcatgtccaaacatttcaactcccgggtccgacaaagaagcttccaagttggagacctcgtactcaggagggtcatgggtacaactagagaccctacacaaggaaaactcggccccaactgggaaggaccctacagagttacgtcgtggaaaaggaaagggacataccacctggagacaatagacggagaaaagctaccacatccgtggaatgccgagcacttgaggaaatactaccagtga